A window of the Arachis duranensis cultivar V14167 chromosome 5, aradu.V14167.gnm2.J7QH, whole genome shotgun sequence genome harbors these coding sequences:
- the LOC107489983 gene encoding protein DETOXIFICATION 14 isoform X2: MRTNVWCRRIQEARELYLLCNHHSDLARAYCIHLIPALFGYAVLQSLIRYFQTQSMIFPMVFTSIASLCMHVPICWFLVFKSGMGHVGAALAIGISYWINVIALGFYIQYSSACSKTKIVFSRNALLSIAEFFQYAIPSGLMFCFEWWSFELLTLLAGLLPNPQLETSVLSVCLNITTLHYFIPYAVGASASTRVSNELGAGNPKSAQGAVRVVVIIGIAEAFIVSTFFIFFRNIVGYAYSNDEAVVDYVASMVPLLCMSVSADSIMGTLSGVARGGGFQQIGAYVNLGAYYLVGVPLALFLGFHQQLKAKGLWMGIISGSCVQVIILAVVTALTDWQKEATKARQRIVERSIKTHNNGLV, translated from the exons ATGCGGACAAACGTATGGTGCAGAAGAATTCAGGAAGCTAGGGAACTATACCTCCTGTGCAATCATCACTCTGATCTTG CAAGGGCTTACTGCATACACCTGATTCCTGCGCTCTTCGGCTACGCGGTACTTCAGTCCCTTATCCGTTACTTCCAGACTCAGAGTATGATCTTTCCCATGGTCTTCACTTCAATTGCATCTCTCTGTATGCATGTTCCTATTTGTTGGTTTCTCGTCTTTAAATCTGGGATGGGTCACGTTGGTGCCGCGTTAGCCATTGGAATTTCTTATTGGATCAATGTTATCGCTCTTGGTTTCTATATCCAGTATTCTTCGGCTTGTTCAAAAACCAAGATTGTGTTTTCTAGAAACGCTTTGCTTAGCATTGCAGAGTTCTTCCAATATGCTATCCCCTCTGGACTCATGTTTTG TTTTGAATGGTGGTCATTTGAGCTGCTTACGTTGCTTGCTGGACTCTTGCCTAATCCGCAACTCGAAACCTCGGTTCTTTCGGTCTG CCTTAACATAACTACATTGCATTACTTCATTCCTTATGCTGTTGGAGCTTCTGCAAG TACAAGAGTTTCAAATGAATTAGGAGCAGGGAACCCAAAGTCGGCTCAAGGGGCGGTTCGAGTGGTTGTGATCATAGGCATTGCAGAGGCATTCATTGTCAGCactttcttcatctttttccgGAACATAGTAGGATATGCTTATAGCAATGATGAGGCAGTTGTGGACTATGTTGCTAGCATGGTTCCCCTTCTTTGCATGTCAGTTAGTGCAGATAGCATAATGGGAACACTTTCTG GGGTTGCAAGAGGTGGAGGATTTCAGCAGATAGGAGCTTATGTAAATCTTGGAGCCTATTATCTTGTTGGGGTTCCTCTAGCATTGTTCTTGGGATTTCATCAACAACTAAAAGCTAAAGGGCTTTGGATGGGAATTATATCAGGTTCATGTGTACAAGTAATCATTCTTGCTGTTGTAACAGCATTAACAGATTGGCAGAAAGAG GCAACAAAAGCAAGGCAGAGAATAGTTGAGAGATCAATTAAAACTCATAATAATGGATTGGTATAA
- the LOC107489983 gene encoding protein DETOXIFICATION 14 isoform X1, whose product MENSTREVCFNNKEEVAAPLLLKKSINEGVVSSESAFLKELKRVSSMAAPMVAVTVSQYLLQVVSLMMVGHLGVLVSFSGVAIASSFAEVTGFSVLLGMAGALETLCGQTYGAEEFRKLGNYTSCAIITLILVCVPITLMWIFTDKILMLFSQDPAISHAARAYCIHLIPALFGYAVLQSLIRYFQTQSMIFPMVFTSIASLCMHVPICWFLVFKSGMGHVGAALAIGISYWINVIALGFYIQYSSACSKTKIVFSRNALLSIAEFFQYAIPSGLMFCFEWWSFELLTLLAGLLPNPQLETSVLSVCLNITTLHYFIPYAVGASASTRVSNELGAGNPKSAQGAVRVVVIIGIAEAFIVSTFFIFFRNIVGYAYSNDEAVVDYVASMVPLLCMSVSADSIMGTLSGVARGGGFQQIGAYVNLGAYYLVGVPLALFLGFHQQLKAKGLWMGIISGSCVQVIILAVVTALTDWQKEATKARQRIVERSIKTHNNGLV is encoded by the exons ATGGAGAACTCAACTAGAGAGGTGTGTTTTAATAATAAAGAAGAGGTGGCAGCAccactactactgaaaaagagtATCAATGAAGGAGTAGTATCATCAGAGAGTGCATTCTTGAAAGAGTTGAAGAGGGTGAGCTCCATGGCGGCACCAATGGTGGCTGTCACGGTGTCTCAGTACCTTCTGCAAGTGGTTTCACTCATGATGGTGGGACACCTTGGCGTTCTTGTTTCCTTCTCTGGAGTTGCCATTGCTTCCTCTTTTGCCGAAGTTACTGGCTTCAGTGTCCTT TTAGGGATGGCTGGTGCATTGGAAACACTATGCGGACAAACGTATGGTGCAGAAGAATTCAGGAAGCTAGGGAACTATACCTCCTGTGCAATCATCACTCTGATCTTGGTTTGTGTTCCAATAACTCTGATGTGGATTTTCACTGATAAAATTCTCATGCTGTTTAGTCAAGACCCTGCGATTTCTCATGCAGCAAGGGCTTACTGCATACACCTGATTCCTGCGCTCTTCGGCTACGCGGTACTTCAGTCCCTTATCCGTTACTTCCAGACTCAGAGTATGATCTTTCCCATGGTCTTCACTTCAATTGCATCTCTCTGTATGCATGTTCCTATTTGTTGGTTTCTCGTCTTTAAATCTGGGATGGGTCACGTTGGTGCCGCGTTAGCCATTGGAATTTCTTATTGGATCAATGTTATCGCTCTTGGTTTCTATATCCAGTATTCTTCGGCTTGTTCAAAAACCAAGATTGTGTTTTCTAGAAACGCTTTGCTTAGCATTGCAGAGTTCTTCCAATATGCTATCCCCTCTGGACTCATGTTTTG TTTTGAATGGTGGTCATTTGAGCTGCTTACGTTGCTTGCTGGACTCTTGCCTAATCCGCAACTCGAAACCTCGGTTCTTTCGGTCTG CCTTAACATAACTACATTGCATTACTTCATTCCTTATGCTGTTGGAGCTTCTGCAAG TACAAGAGTTTCAAATGAATTAGGAGCAGGGAACCCAAAGTCGGCTCAAGGGGCGGTTCGAGTGGTTGTGATCATAGGCATTGCAGAGGCATTCATTGTCAGCactttcttcatctttttccgGAACATAGTAGGATATGCTTATAGCAATGATGAGGCAGTTGTGGACTATGTTGCTAGCATGGTTCCCCTTCTTTGCATGTCAGTTAGTGCAGATAGCATAATGGGAACACTTTCTG GGGTTGCAAGAGGTGGAGGATTTCAGCAGATAGGAGCTTATGTAAATCTTGGAGCCTATTATCTTGTTGGGGTTCCTCTAGCATTGTTCTTGGGATTTCATCAACAACTAAAAGCTAAAGGGCTTTGGATGGGAATTATATCAGGTTCATGTGTACAAGTAATCATTCTTGCTGTTGTAACAGCATTAACAGATTGGCAGAAAGAG GCAACAAAAGCAAGGCAGAGAATAGTTGAGAGATCAATTAAAACTCATAATAATGGATTGGTATAA